Proteins from a genomic interval of Rubinisphaera italica:
- the acs gene encoding acetate--CoA ligase — protein sequence MSASESGNIESVLHETRVFPPPAEFTPRVSFKTEEEYEQAWQHAKDNPAEFWGELAQENLTWFEPFTSTMSGEMPETKWFEGGKINASYQCLDRHIEAGHGNKAAIIWEGEPGDTRVLRYQDLHREVCRFANVLKRMGIEAGDRITIYMPMVPELAIAMLACARIGATHSIIFGGFSADAVADRNNDAEAKLVITADAGWRRGKEVPLKIAVDESLERSPTVEKVIVYQRTGADVTMVPDRDYWWHELMENESADCPAASLDSEHPLFILYTSGSTGKPKGVMHTTAGYMLGAQMTTKWVFDLSPEDTYWCTADIGWITGHSYIVYGPLANGATTMMYEGAPNWPDEGRFWELVEKYRVTLFYTAPTAIRAFMKWGDQFPQKADLSSLRLLGTVGEPINPKAWMWYHTVIGGERCPIVDTWWQTETGGIMISPLPGITPTKPGSCTKPLPGVVPAIVDESGQEVGDNQGGLLVMTQPWPHMLRTLYGDHERFVDTYFSKIDGCYFAGDGARKDEDGYYWVMGRVDDVLNVSGHRLSTMEVESALVSHEQVTEAAVVGFPHELKGEGICCFVTAKDGGSEELKKELTQHVRKQIGAIATPDQIRFAAALPKTRSGKIMRRLLRDIAAGRESAGDTTTLEDFTVLAKLRETED from the coding sequence ATGTCCGCCTCGGAATCTGGCAATATCGAAAGTGTTCTGCACGAAACCCGCGTTTTTCCACCTCCCGCCGAATTCACACCTCGGGTCAGCTTTAAGACGGAAGAGGAATACGAGCAGGCCTGGCAGCACGCCAAAGACAATCCCGCTGAATTCTGGGGCGAACTGGCTCAGGAAAATCTGACTTGGTTTGAACCGTTCACCTCGACGATGTCTGGTGAAATGCCAGAAACGAAGTGGTTTGAAGGGGGCAAAATCAATGCGAGCTATCAATGCCTGGATCGGCATATTGAAGCTGGCCATGGCAACAAAGCGGCTATTATCTGGGAAGGGGAACCGGGTGATACTCGCGTGCTTCGCTATCAGGATTTGCATCGGGAAGTTTGCCGGTTTGCCAATGTTCTGAAACGCATGGGGATTGAAGCTGGCGATCGCATTACAATTTACATGCCGATGGTTCCAGAACTGGCCATCGCGATGCTCGCCTGTGCCCGGATTGGTGCGACTCACTCAATCATTTTTGGCGGCTTCAGTGCCGATGCCGTCGCGGATCGAAATAACGATGCCGAAGCCAAACTAGTCATCACTGCCGATGCCGGCTGGCGTCGTGGCAAAGAAGTGCCGTTGAAAATCGCTGTCGATGAAAGTCTGGAACGCTCGCCGACGGTTGAAAAGGTGATCGTCTATCAACGCACAGGAGCCGACGTGACGATGGTTCCCGATCGCGATTACTGGTGGCACGAGCTGATGGAAAACGAATCGGCTGACTGCCCGGCTGCCTCACTCGACAGCGAACATCCACTCTTCATTCTGTATACCTCCGGAAGTACCGGAAAGCCGAAAGGCGTGATGCATACCACAGCCGGATATATGCTCGGCGCTCAGATGACGACCAAATGGGTCTTCGATTTATCACCAGAAGATACGTACTGGTGCACGGCAGACATCGGCTGGATTACCGGCCACAGTTACATCGTTTACGGTCCGCTCGCAAACGGGGCGACCACCATGATGTATGAGGGCGCTCCTAACTGGCCGGATGAAGGCCGCTTCTGGGAACTGGTCGAAAAATATCGAGTCACCCTTTTCTATACGGCTCCGACTGCCATTCGCGCCTTCATGAAATGGGGTGATCAATTCCCTCAGAAAGCTGATCTCTCCAGCCTGCGATTGCTCGGAACCGTCGGCGAGCCGATCAATCCGAAAGCCTGGATGTGGTATCATACGGTCATCGGGGGCGAACGTTGTCCGATCGTCGATACCTGGTGGCAAACCGAAACGGGCGGCATCATGATTAGCCCGCTGCCGGGGATCACTCCGACAAAACCGGGAAGTTGTACAAAACCGCTACCGGGTGTCGTGCCAGCAATTGTCGACGAGAGTGGTCAGGAAGTTGGCGATAATCAGGGTGGACTATTGGTCATGACTCAACCCTGGCCGCACATGCTGCGAACACTCTATGGCGATCACGAACGTTTCGTTGACACCTATTTCTCCAAAATTGATGGCTGCTACTTCGCTGGCGATGGTGCTCGCAAGGATGAAGATGGCTATTACTGGGTGATGGGCCGTGTCGATGATGTACTGAATGTTTCCGGACATCGACTCAGTACGATGGAAGTGGAATCGGCTCTGGTCTCTCACGAACAGGTGACTGAAGCGGCTGTCGTTGGTTTTCCGCATGAACTCAAGGGAGAAGGCATCTGTTGTTTTGTCACTGCCAAAGATGGTGGTTCTGAAGAACTGAAAAAAGAACTGACCCAACACGTCCGTAAGCAGATTGGGGCGATCGCGACTCCCGATCAAATCCGCTTTGCAGCCGCATTGCCCAAAACCCGCTCTGGAAAAATCATGAGACGTCTGCTCCGAGACATTGCCGCAGGACGGGAGTCGGCTGGTGATACGACGACTCTGGAAGATTTCACCGTACTGGCCAAGTTGCGCGAAACGGAAGATTAA